Proteins from a single region of Urocitellus parryii isolate mUroPar1 chromosome 4, mUroPar1.hap1, whole genome shotgun sequence:
- the Rpl27a gene encoding large ribosomal subunit protein uL15: protein MPSRLRKTRKLRGHVSHGHGRIGKHRKHPGGRGNAGGMHHHRINFDKYHPGYFGKVGMRHYHLKRNQSFCPTVNLDKLWTLVSEQTRVNAAKNKTGAAPIIDVVRSGYYKVLGKGKLPKLPVIVKAKFFSRRAEEKIKGVGGACVLVA from the exons ATG CCATCCAGACTGAGGAAGACCCGGAAACTTCGGGGACACGTGAGCCATGGCCACGGCCGCATCG GCAAGCACCGGAAGCACCCAGGAGGCCGGGGTAATGCTGGTGGCATGCATCACCACAGGATTAACTTCGACAAATA TCACCCAGGTTACTTTGGGAAAGTTGGTATGAGGCATTACCACTTAAAGAGGAACCAGAGTTTCTGCCCAACTGTCAACCTTGATAAATTGTGGACATTGGTTAGTGAACAGACACGAGTAAATGCTGCCAAAAATAAGACGGGAGCTGCTCCCATAATTGATGTAGTCCGATCG GGTTACTACAAAGTTTTGGGGAAGGGAAAGCTCCCAAAGCTGCCTGTCATCGTGAAGGCCAAATTCTTCAGCAGAAGAGCTGAGGAGAAGATTAAGGGTGTTGGGGGTGCCTGTGTTCTGGTGGCTTAA